One genomic window of Hyperolius riggenbachi isolate aHypRig1 chromosome 7, aHypRig1.pri, whole genome shotgun sequence includes the following:
- the LOC137525523 gene encoding zinc finger protein 418-like: HERSHTGEKKLYSCAECGKCFGEKGNLIRHERSHTGEKPYSCAECGKCFGEKGNLIRHERSHTGEKPYSCAECGKCFGEKGNLIRHERSHTGEKPYSCAECGKCFGEKGNLIRHERSHTGEKPYLCAECGKCFGEKGNLIRHERSHTGEKPYSCAECGKCFGEKGNLIRHERSHTGEKPYSCAECGKCFGEKGNLIRHERSHTGEKPYSCAECGKCFGEKGNLIRHERSHTGEKPYSCAECGKCFGEKGNLIRHERSHTGEKPYSCAEC, translated from the coding sequence catgagagatctcacactggtgagaagaagctgtattcatgtgctgagtgtgggaaatgttttggagagaaaggaaaccttatcagacatgagagatctcacactggtgagaagccgtattcatgtgctgagtgtgggaaatgttttggagagaaaggaaaccttatcagacatgagagatctcacactggtgagaagccgtattcatgtgctgagtgtgggaaatgttttggagagaaaggaaaccttatcagacatgagagatctcacactggtgagaagccgtattcatgtgctgagtgtgggaaatgttttggagagaaaggaaaccttatcagacatgagagatctcacactggtgagaagccgtatttatgtgctgagtgtgggaaatgttttggagagaaaggaaaccttatcagacatgagagatctcacactggtgagaagccgtattcatgtgctgagtgtgggaaatgttttggagagaaaggaaaccttatcagacatgagagatctcacactggtgagaagccgtattcatgtgctgagtgtgggaaatgttttggagagaaaggaaaccttatcagacatgagagatctcacactggtgagaagccgtattcatgtgctgagtgtgggaaatgttttggagagaaaggaaaccttatcagacatgagagatctcacactggtgagaagccgtattcatgtgctgagtgtgggaaatgttttggagagaaaggaaaccttatcagacatgagagatctcacactggtgagaagccgtattcatgtgctgagtgt